One window from the genome of Sebastes umbrosus isolate fSebUmb1 chromosome 12, fSebUmb1.pri, whole genome shotgun sequence encodes:
- the map2k2b gene encoding dual specificity mitogen-activated protein kinase kinase 2b, with protein MAPKKRPVPLNIAPAGGDGLSTSTNIDVASEANLEALKRILEELDLDEQQKKRLEAFLTQKAKVGELRDDDFHRVCELGAGNGGVVTKECHKSSGIIMARKLIHLEIKPAIRNQIIRELQVLHECNSPYIVGFYGAFYNDGEISICMEHMDGGSLDQVLKEAKRIPEEILGKVSIAVLRGLAYLREKHQIMHRDVKPSNILVNSRGEIKLCDFGVSGQLIDSMANSFVGTRSYMSPERLQGTHYSVQSDVWSMGLSLVELSIGRYPIPPPDAKELETIFGRPILGGSEGGTASTSPRPRPPGRSVSGHGPAMAIFELLDYIVNEPPPKLPHGVFTSDFMDFVTKCLIKNPADRADLKMLTNHVFIKRSEVEEVDFAGWLCRTMGMSQPSTPTHATD; from the exons ATGGCTCCTAAAAAGAGACCAGTGCCATTAAACATTGCTCCTGCTGGTGGTGATGGATTATCCACCTCCACCAACATAGATGTTGCATCTGA GGCCAATTTAGAGGCACTTAAAAGAATATTGGAAGAGTTGGACCTGGATGAACAACAGAAGAAAAGGTTGGAAGCTTTCCTCACCCAGAAAGCCAAGGTGGGCGAGCTGAGAGATGATGACTTCCATCGTGTCTGTGAGCTGGGTGCAGGTAATGGGGGAGTTGTCACTAAGGAATGCCACAAATCTTCAGGAATAATCATGGCCAGAAAG CTCATTCATCTTGAAATTAAACCTGCCATCAGAAACCAGATCATCCGCGAGCTTCAGGTGCTGCATGAGTGTAACTCTCCCTACATTGTGGGCTTCTATGGAGCGTTTTACAACGATGGCGAAATCAGCATCTGCATGGAGCACATG GATGGTGGCTCTCTGGACCAGGTGCTGAAAGAAGCAAAGAGGATCCCTGAAGAGATTCTGGGCAAAGTCAGCATTGCT GTTTTGAGAGGCCTTGCGTACCTaagagaaaaacatcaaatcatGCATAGAG atgTGAAGCCTTCCAACATACTGGTGAACTCACGTGGGGAGATCaagttgtgtgactttggtgtgaGCGGGCAGCTCATAGACTCTATGGCCAATTCCTTTGTTGGGACGAGATCCTATATGTCG CCTGAGAGGTTGCAGGGAACCCACTATTCTGTGCAGTCAGATGTGTGGAGTATGGGGCTGTCCCTTGTGGAGCTGTCAATCGGACGCTACCCCATCCCTCCTCCAGATGCTAAAGAACTGGAGACCATATTTGGACGTCCCATCTTGGGTGGTAGTGAAGGAGGGACAGCCAGCACGTCACCCAGACCTAGACCACCGGGTAGATCTGTCAGTG GTCATGGTCCTGCAATGGCCATCTTTGAACTACTAGACTACATTGTAAATGAG CCCCCTCCCAAACTCCCACACGGCGTCTTCACCTCTGATTTCATGGACTTTGTGACAAAGTG TCTCATCAAAAATCCAGCAGACAGGGCTGACTTGAAAATGTTGACG AACCATGTCTTTATCAAGCGGTctgaggtggaggaggtagACTTTGCTGGCTGGCTTTGCAGAACCATGGGGATGAGCCAACCAAGCACTCCCACACACGCTAcggactga